A part of Pantoea vagans genomic DNA contains:
- the mrdA gene encoding penicillin-binding protein 2, with protein sequence MNFRNFDAEEKLFARRAAIAFALVCLCFTILGVNLFRLQVRDHAYYQTRSNQNDIKMIPIAPTRGLIYDRNGIPLVRNVSWYAITLTPYKIDDMNATLRALTPIVNLTPDEIDTFRRALKQTSRYKPVVLKEELTEEQVARFAVNQFRFTGASIETYQDREYPYGADLAHVIGYVSKINDNDYKRLNAEGIAENYAADHNIGKQGIEGYYEALLHGKPGYQEVEVDNHGRIVRVLKEVPPVAGKNLTLTLDLHLQQYVESLLAGQRAALLIEDPHDGSVLAMVSSPSYDPNPFVKGISYQAYKKLLQDKDLPLINRVTQGLYPPASTVKPYMAMSALLTHVITPQSQFFGAPTWTLPGTDRRYRDWKKTGHGMLDVTRAIEESADTFFYQVAFMMGIDRIHTMLSQFGYGKSTGIDLNEEYNGLLPSREWKQKVHKKPWYQGDTVSVGIGQGYWIATPIQMVKAMVALINNGRVIAPHLLEKTQRGTLVENYHPQQHEAQIGDPHSPYWSLVRHAMFGMANAPNGTGYKYFHTAPYGIAAKSGTSQVFSLRQNQTYNAKMIPVRLRDHIFYTAFAPFNDPKVAVALILENGGGEGVTAAPVMRDILDHIFIPPVPEAPAQATP encoded by the coding sequence ATGAACTTTCGTAACTTCGATGCTGAAGAGAAGCTGTTTGCCCGTCGCGCCGCAATCGCCTTTGCTCTGGTCTGTCTCTGTTTCACTATTCTTGGCGTAAACCTTTTCCGCTTACAGGTGCGCGACCATGCCTACTACCAGACGCGCTCCAACCAGAACGACATCAAGATGATCCCCATCGCCCCGACGCGCGGGCTGATTTATGACCGCAACGGTATTCCGCTGGTGCGGAACGTCAGCTGGTACGCCATCACGCTGACGCCTTATAAAATTGACGATATGAACGCCACGCTGCGGGCGCTGACGCCGATCGTAAATCTGACACCCGATGAGATTGACACCTTCCGCCGTGCGCTGAAGCAGACCAGTCGTTACAAGCCGGTCGTGCTGAAAGAGGAGCTGACCGAAGAGCAGGTTGCCCGCTTTGCGGTCAATCAGTTCCGCTTCACCGGTGCCAGCATTGAGACCTACCAGGATCGTGAATATCCCTATGGGGCCGATCTGGCCCATGTGATTGGTTATGTCTCGAAAATCAACGATAACGACTACAAACGGCTGAATGCGGAAGGTATCGCCGAAAACTATGCGGCTGACCACAACATCGGCAAGCAGGGGATTGAGGGCTATTACGAGGCGCTGTTGCATGGCAAGCCGGGCTATCAGGAAGTAGAAGTGGATAACCATGGCCGCATTGTGCGGGTGCTGAAAGAGGTGCCGCCGGTGGCGGGTAAAAACCTGACGCTGACGCTGGATCTGCATCTGCAACAGTATGTGGAGAGCCTGCTGGCCGGGCAGCGTGCGGCGCTGCTGATTGAAGATCCGCACGACGGCTCCGTGCTGGCGATGGTCTCCAGCCCCAGCTACGACCCGAATCCGTTTGTGAAAGGTATCAGCTATCAGGCTTACAAAAAGCTGCTGCAGGATAAAGACCTGCCGCTGATTAACCGCGTCACGCAGGGACTCTATCCGCCCGCCTCGACGGTGAAGCCTTATATGGCGATGTCGGCGCTGCTGACCCATGTGATTACGCCACAGTCGCAGTTCTTTGGTGCGCCGACCTGGACTTTACCGGGCACGGACCGGCGCTATCGCGACTGGAAGAAAACCGGGCACGGCATGCTGGATGTCACTCGCGCGATAGAAGAGTCTGCCGACACCTTCTTCTATCAGGTGGCTTTCATGATGGGCATTGACCGGATTCACACCATGCTCAGCCAGTTTGGCTACGGCAAATCGACCGGCATCGACCTGAATGAGGAGTACAACGGCTTACTGCCAAGCCGTGAGTGGAAGCAGAAGGTGCATAAAAAGCCATGGTATCAGGGCGATACGGTTTCAGTAGGCATTGGTCAGGGCTACTGGATTGCGACGCCGATTCAGATGGTGAAAGCGATGGTCGCGCTGATTAACAATGGTCGGGTCATCGCACCGCATCTGCTGGAGAAAACTCAGCGCGGCACCCTGGTGGAAAACTACCATCCACAACAGCACGAGGCGCAGATTGGCGATCCTCACTCACCGTACTGGTCGCTGGTGCGTCACGCGATGTTTGGCATGGCTAACGCGCCTAACGGCACCGGTTATAAATATTTCCATACCGCACCTTATGGCATCGCGGCGAAAAGCGGGACGTCGCAGGTGTTCAGCCTGCGTCAGAACCAGACTTATAACGCGAAGATGATCCCGGTGCGGCTGCGTGACCATATCTTCTACACCGCCTTTGCACCGTTTAATGACCCGAAAGTGGCGGTGGCGTTAATTCTGGAGAATGGTGGCGGGGAAGGGGTAACGGCTGCGCCCGTGATGCGGGATATTCTGGACCATATCTTTATCCCGCCGGTGCCAGAAGCACCCGCTCAGGCCACACCGTAA
- a CDS encoding sensor domain-containing diguanylate cyclase, which produces MSEEALRLQIQNLKKHNARLKRIAHDARTKLNAALDGTGLFLWQLDIPSGKLVIFNRRWGAMLGFQPKETDANFESWKESLHPDDAAEVLRAFNDHIAGKAPYYEALHRMIAKNGSITWVLDRGRVSEWNAHGEPVKVIGTHIDMTKEKEYEEQLALLALHDPLTLLNNRHALQNAFCEMKAQGPLCVVFIDLDNFKHVNDTLGHRSGDEVLIQLSQRLTELSPAEVIIGRLGGDEFVLLLPFALRQPQVRQLAHACLDVVLTPFDLANGHAHIGASVGVSQVEVKDDFDTALARADKAMYRIKKNGKRGVAFYSAVSDSL; this is translated from the coding sequence ATGTCAGAAGAAGCGCTGCGTCTGCAGATACAGAACCTGAAAAAGCATAATGCGCGTCTGAAGCGTATAGCGCATGACGCCCGTACAAAACTCAACGCAGCGCTGGATGGCACCGGATTATTCCTGTGGCAGCTCGATATTCCCAGCGGCAAGCTGGTGATCTTCAACCGACGCTGGGGTGCGATGCTCGGCTTCCAGCCCAAAGAGACCGACGCCAACTTCGAATCGTGGAAAGAGAGTCTGCATCCTGATGATGCCGCCGAAGTTTTGCGGGCGTTTAACGATCACATCGCCGGAAAAGCGCCTTACTATGAAGCGCTGCATCGCATGATCGCCAAAAATGGCAGTATCACGTGGGTGCTGGATCGGGGCCGGGTCAGCGAGTGGAACGCGCACGGCGAGCCGGTTAAAGTCATCGGTACTCACATCGACATGACCAAAGAGAAGGAATATGAAGAGCAGCTCGCTCTGCTGGCGCTGCACGATCCCCTTACGCTGCTCAATAATCGCCATGCCCTGCAAAATGCTTTCTGTGAAATGAAAGCGCAGGGGCCGCTCTGCGTTGTCTTTATTGACCTGGATAACTTCAAACACGTCAACGATACCCTGGGGCATCGCAGCGGTGATGAAGTGTTAATTCAGTTAAGCCAGCGATTGACTGAGCTCTCCCCGGCAGAAGTGATCATTGGCCGGCTCGGCGGCGATGAGTTCGTCCTGCTATTACCGTTTGCACTCAGGCAGCCGCAGGTCAGACAGCTGGCGCATGCCTGCCTTGATGTGGTACTTACCCCTTTTGATTTGGCTAACGGGCACGCGCACATAGGCGCGTCAGTAGGCGTGTCACAGGTTGAGGTAAAAGATGACTTTGATACCGCCCTGGCACGTGCTGATAAAGCTATGTATCGCATAAAGAAGAACGGTAAACGCGGCGTTGCCTTTTATTCCGCCGTGTCTGACTCCCTCTGA
- the deoB gene encoding phosphopentomutase, which produces MKRAFIMVLDSFGIGSSKDADKFGDAGSDTLGHIAEACFKGEADKGRKGPLHLPNLTALGLGKAAELSTGRFPAGLDPEAKITGAYAYASELSSGKDTPSGHWEIAGVPVLFDWGYFSDKENSFPQELLDKLVARADLPGYLGNCHSSGTVILDQLGEEHMKTGKPIFYTSADSVFQIACHEETFGLERLYALCEIAREELTEGGYNIGRVIARPFVGDKAGQFERTGNRHDLAVEPPSATMLKKLVDEKGGHVISVGKIADIYAEQGITKKVKATGLDALFDATIQEMKTAPDQAIVFTNFVDFDSTWGHRRDVAGYAGGLELFDRRLPELMELVGEDDILILTADHGCDPTWEGTEHTREHIPILIYGPKVEPGSLGYRETFADIGQTIAHYFGLSEMDYGKNML; this is translated from the coding sequence ATGAAACGTGCTTTTATTATGGTTCTCGATTCCTTTGGAATTGGCTCCAGTAAAGATGCCGATAAATTCGGCGACGCAGGTTCAGATACCCTGGGTCATATCGCCGAAGCCTGTTTTAAAGGTGAAGCAGACAAGGGACGTAAAGGTCCACTGCATCTGCCTAATCTCACCGCGCTGGGGCTGGGTAAAGCCGCCGAGCTGTCGACCGGCCGCTTCCCGGCGGGTCTGGATCCTGAAGCGAAGATCACCGGCGCGTACGCTTACGCCAGTGAGCTTTCGTCAGGTAAAGATACGCCGTCAGGCCACTGGGAGATCGCCGGTGTGCCGGTGCTGTTTGACTGGGGCTACTTCAGCGACAAAGAGAACAGCTTCCCGCAGGAACTGCTGGACAAGCTGGTAGCGCGCGCAGACCTGCCGGGCTATCTCGGTAACTGCCACTCTTCAGGTACGGTGATCCTCGACCAGCTGGGCGAAGAGCATATGAAAACCGGCAAGCCGATTTTCTACACCTCTGCGGACTCCGTATTCCAGATCGCCTGTCATGAAGAGACCTTTGGTCTTGAGCGGCTCTATGCGCTGTGCGAAATTGCCCGTGAAGAGCTGACCGAAGGGGGTTACAACATTGGCCGCGTGATCGCCCGTCCGTTTGTGGGTGACAAAGCGGGTCAGTTTGAGCGTACCGGTAACCGTCACGATCTGGCGGTCGAGCCGCCATCCGCCACCATGCTGAAAAAGCTGGTGGATGAGAAGGGCGGTCATGTGATCTCCGTGGGTAAAATCGCCGATATCTATGCTGAGCAGGGCATTACCAAAAAGGTCAAAGCGACCGGTCTGGATGCGCTGTTTGACGCGACGATTCAGGAGATGAAAACCGCGCCGGATCAGGCGATTGTGTTCACCAACTTCGTTGATTTCGACTCCACCTGGGGACATCGCCGTGATGTCGCCGGTTATGCGGGCGGGCTGGAGCTGTTTGACCGTCGTCTGCCTGAGCTGATGGAACTGGTTGGCGAAGATGACATCCTGATCCTGACCGCTGACCACGGCTGTGATCCGACCTGGGAAGGCACCGAACATACGCGTGAGCACATTCCGATTCTGATCTACGGACCGAAAGTGGAGCCGGGTTCACTGGGATACCGCGAGACTTTCGCTGATATTGGTCAGACAATTGCACACTATTTTGGCCTGTCCGAGATGGACTATGGCAAGAACATGCTGTAA
- a CDS encoding methyl-accepting chemotaxis protein yields MFSTITSGIASRHGWQKRAHSAATLSSLHGSIAMIEFSSDGTILSANALFLARMGYTLAEIEGQHHSLFCTPEQLQSRDYQDFWLRLNRGESFSDKFLRMAKNSRPIWLEANYVPVQNRHGRVIKIVKLATDITGHINDAQEQRAITTAIERSMAVIAFNLKGEVLKANDNFLKTMGYRREEVEGIHHSRFCSQAVRDSREYSEFWQQLNRGEFVSGQFARVNKRGETVWLRATYNPVFDEQGRLYKIVKFATDVTAQVEKNQQEHDAAQRAYHTALQTDESTKLGADVIASSVETMNALAGELQGISGDITGLSESSDRIGAIVEGIRRIADQTNLLALNAAIEAARAGTHGRSFAVVANEVRTLAANINRATTDIENRIQQNHLLASRALKGIESNLKRADQGVQLAQEAGGVIAEIREGATDVVRAIGQVTKTLKV; encoded by the coding sequence ATGTTTTCCACCATTACATCAGGTATCGCTTCACGCCACGGCTGGCAGAAGCGGGCTCACTCAGCGGCCACGCTGAGCTCGCTCCACGGCTCCATTGCCATGATTGAATTCTCCTCCGATGGCACCATTCTCAGCGCCAATGCGCTGTTTCTGGCGCGCATGGGCTACACGCTGGCGGAGATTGAAGGCCAGCACCACAGCCTTTTTTGCACGCCGGAACAGCTTCAGTCGCGGGACTATCAGGACTTCTGGCTGCGGCTGAACCGGGGCGAAAGCTTCAGCGATAAATTTCTGCGCATGGCGAAAAACAGCCGCCCGATTTGGCTGGAAGCCAACTATGTGCCGGTGCAGAACCGCCATGGCCGGGTGATTAAAATCGTCAAACTGGCCACCGACATTACGGGCCATATCAACGATGCCCAGGAGCAGCGCGCCATTACCACCGCCATTGAACGGTCGATGGCGGTCATCGCCTTTAACCTCAAAGGTGAAGTGCTGAAAGCCAACGACAATTTTCTGAAAACCATGGGCTACCGTCGTGAGGAGGTAGAAGGGATCCACCACAGTCGTTTCTGTTCGCAGGCTGTGCGCGACAGCCGCGAATATAGCGAGTTCTGGCAGCAACTGAACCGGGGTGAATTTGTCTCGGGTCAGTTTGCCCGGGTAAATAAACGGGGCGAGACGGTCTGGCTGCGCGCCACCTACAATCCGGTATTTGACGAACAGGGCCGGCTCTACAAAATCGTCAAATTCGCCACGGATGTGACCGCACAGGTAGAAAAGAATCAGCAGGAGCATGATGCGGCACAACGGGCTTATCACACCGCGCTGCAAACGGATGAAAGCACAAAGCTGGGTGCCGATGTGATCGCCAGCAGCGTGGAGACCATGAATGCGCTGGCGGGTGAACTGCAGGGGATCTCCGGGGATATTACCGGCCTGAGTGAGTCTTCCGATCGTATCGGGGCGATTGTGGAAGGTATTCGCCGGATCGCCGATCAGACCAACCTGCTGGCGCTGAATGCCGCCATTGAAGCAGCGCGGGCCGGCACCCATGGCCGCAGCTTTGCGGTGGTGGCTAACGAAGTCCGCACGCTGGCAGCCAACATTAACCGCGCCACTACCGACATTGAAAACCGGATTCAGCAAAATCATCTGCTGGCGAGCCGGGCGCTGAAAGGTATTGAGTCGAACCTGAAACGTGCCGACCAGGGCGTACAGCTGGCTCAGGAGGCGGGCGGCGTGATTGCAGAAATCCGTGAAGGCGCAACGGACGTGGTGCGCGCCATCGGACAGGTCACTAAAACGCTTAAAGTCTGA
- a CDS encoding ferritin-like domain-containing protein, whose protein sequence is MTAIEHYHDWLRDAHAMEKQAESMLSKMSGRLEHYPALEQRLAQHLEETKHQLTLLEQLLDSHAIDHSVMKDAMGKMAATGQAVGGMFNSDEVVKGAISGYVFENAEIASYTSLIAAAEQVGDTQGVRILNEIRDQEVTMAEWLLQHLPEVTQKFLQRASQPGAEAKK, encoded by the coding sequence ATGACTGCGATTGAACATTATCATGACTGGCTGCGCGATGCGCATGCGATGGAAAAGCAGGCAGAAAGCATGCTGAGCAAGATGTCAGGCCGTCTTGAACACTATCCGGCGCTGGAACAGCGTCTGGCGCAACATCTGGAAGAAACTAAGCATCAGCTGACCCTGCTGGAACAGCTGCTCGACAGCCACGCTATCGATCACTCTGTGATGAAAGATGCGATGGGTAAAATGGCGGCGACCGGCCAGGCGGTGGGCGGTATGTTTAACTCTGATGAAGTGGTGAAGGGTGCCATCAGTGGCTACGTTTTTGAGAATGCTGAGATCGCCAGCTACACCAGCCTGATTGCCGCGGCGGAGCAGGTGGGCGATACGCAGGGCGTTCGCATCCTCAACGAGATCCGCGATCAGGAAGTGACTATGGCGGAGTGGCTGCTGCAACACCTGCCTGAAGTGACTCAGAAATTCCTGCAACGTGCGTCGCAGCCAGGCGCAGAAGCGAAGAAGTAA
- the deoC gene encoding deoxyribose-phosphate aldolase: MTDIKPLALRALKLMDLTTLNDDDTDAKVIALCHQAKSPAGNTAAICIYPRFIPIARKTLREQGTPEIRIATVTNFPHGNDDIDIALAETRAAIAYGADEVDVVFPYRALIAGNSQVGFDLVKACKTACAEAEVLLKVIIETGELKEEALIRQASEIAIDAGADFIKTSTGKVPVNATPEVAQIMMNVIRDKGVSKDVGFKPAGGVRTAEDAAIYLQMAEETLGADWADARHFRFGASSLLASLLNTLGHDSDTSKAGY; this comes from the coding sequence ATGACCGATATTAAACCTCTTGCCCTGCGCGCCCTGAAACTGATGGATTTAACCACCCTGAATGACGACGACACCGACGCAAAAGTGATCGCCCTGTGTCATCAGGCTAAATCTCCGGCAGGCAACACCGCCGCCATCTGTATCTATCCGCGCTTTATTCCGATTGCGCGTAAAACGCTGCGCGAGCAGGGTACGCCGGAGATCCGCATCGCCACGGTGACCAACTTCCCGCACGGCAATGACGACATCGATATTGCACTGGCAGAGACCCGCGCCGCTATCGCCTACGGTGCGGATGAAGTGGATGTGGTCTTCCCGTACCGCGCGCTGATCGCCGGTAACAGCCAGGTTGGTTTCGATCTGGTGAAAGCCTGTAAAACCGCCTGTGCTGAAGCGGAGGTGCTCCTGAAAGTCATCATCGAAACCGGTGAGCTGAAAGAGGAAGCGCTGATCCGTCAGGCTTCTGAGATTGCTATCGACGCGGGTGCCGACTTCATTAAAACCTCTACCGGTAAAGTGCCGGTCAACGCCACGCCAGAAGTGGCGCAGATCATGATGAATGTGATCCGTGATAAAGGCGTCAGCAAGGACGTTGGCTTTAAACCGGCGGGCGGCGTGCGCACTGCTGAAGATGCCGCGATCTATCTGCAAATGGCAGAAGAGACGCTGGGTGCCGACTGGGCCGATGCGCGCCATTTCCGCTTTGGTGCATCTAGCCTGCTGGCGAGCCTGCTCAACACCCTGGGTCATGACAGCGACACCAGCAAAGCGGGTTACTGA
- the deoD gene encoding purine-nucleoside phosphorylase, with the protein MATPHINAEMGDFADVVLMPGDPLRAKHIAETFLENAVEVNNVRGMLGYTGTYKGRKVSVMGHGMGIPSCSIYTKELITDFGVKKIIRVGSCGAVRPDVKLRDIVIGMGACTDSKVNRMRFKDHDFAAIADFDMVRNAVDAAKNLGVEARVGNIFSADLFYTPDPQMFDVMEKYGILGVEMEAAGIYGVAAEFGAKALTICTVSDHIRTHEQTTAAERQTTFNDMIKIALESVLLGD; encoded by the coding sequence ATGGCAACCCCTCATATTAATGCTGAAATGGGTGATTTCGCAGACGTCGTACTGATGCCTGGCGATCCGCTGCGCGCAAAACACATCGCAGAGACCTTCCTGGAAAATGCGGTCGAAGTGAACAACGTGCGCGGCATGCTGGGCTACACCGGCACCTACAAAGGCCGTAAAGTCTCTGTAATGGGTCACGGAATGGGTATCCCTTCCTGCTCCATCTACACCAAAGAGCTGATCACGGACTTCGGCGTTAAGAAGATCATCCGTGTCGGCTCCTGCGGTGCCGTACGCCCTGATGTAAAACTGCGTGATATCGTGATCGGTATGGGTGCCTGCACCGATTCCAAAGTGAACCGTATGCGTTTCAAAGATCACGACTTCGCAGCGATTGCTGACTTCGACATGGTGCGTAACGCGGTTGATGCGGCGAAAAACCTGGGTGTTGAAGCGCGCGTGGGTAACATCTTCTCTGCCGATCTCTTCTACACGCCGGATCCGCAGATGTTCGACGTAATGGAAAAATATGGCATCCTCGGCGTTGAAATGGAAGCCGCAGGTATCTACGGTGTGGCTGCTGAGTTCGGTGCGAAAGCGCTGACCATCTGTACCGTATCAGACCATATCCGTACGCACGAGCAGACCACTGCTGCTGAGCGTCAGACAACCTTCAACGACATGATCAAGATTGCGCTGGAGTCTGTCCTGCTGGGTGATTAA
- a CDS encoding general stress protein yields the protein MTQYRGGAGNFAADKERAAEAGRKGGQKSGGNFKNDPERAIEAGRKGGKVSRRS from the coding sequence ATGACTCAATATCGTGGTGGGGCCGGGAATTTTGCGGCTGACAAAGAGCGTGCTGCGGAAGCAGGGCGCAAAGGCGGTCAGAAAAGTGGCGGGAACTTTAAGAACGATCCCGAACGTGCCATCGAAGCCGGGCGCAAGGGAGGTAAGGTAAGCCGCAGAAGCTAA
- a CDS encoding ferritin-like domain-containing protein, translating to MTVKTLNDLFIHDLSDVYSAEKQITRALPKMARAASDENLIAAFNQHLEETRAQIERLDELVDVTPEVKIKRMKCHALEGLVEEAQEIIDSVEKGEVRDQGLIGAAQKVEHYEIATYGTLHALALKLGYTKAAELLAATLNEEKQTDEKLTSVAEAITVS from the coding sequence ATGACAGTGAAAACGTTAAACGATCTGTTCATCCACGACCTTTCCGATGTATACAGCGCTGAGAAACAGATAACCCGTGCATTGCCTAAAATGGCGCGTGCTGCCAGTGACGAAAATCTTATCGCTGCGTTTAATCAGCATCTTGAAGAGACCCGTGCTCAGATTGAACGGCTGGATGAACTGGTAGACGTGACACCTGAAGTCAAAATCAAAAGAATGAAATGCCATGCGCTTGAAGGTCTGGTTGAAGAGGCCCAGGAAATTATCGACTCGGTCGAAAAGGGCGAAGTCCGCGATCAGGGGCTGATCGGTGCGGCACAGAAAGTTGAGCACTATGAGATTGCCACCTACGGCACGCTGCATGCACTGGCGCTGAAGCTGGGCTATACCAAAGCGGCAGAGCTGCTGGCAGCGACCCTGAATGAAGAGAAACAAACGGATGAGAAACTCACCTCGGTAGCCGAGGCTATTACCGTCTCTTAA
- a CDS encoding TatD family hydrolase produces the protein MTFIDTHCHFDFPPFEGNVAASLARAAEAGVEKIIIPAIDASRFERVCALAAEHPPLYAALGLHPIVIENHLEAHLGQLETLLQQRPRKLVAIGEIGLDLYRDNPQFDKQQRFLEAQLKLAKQYQLPVILHSRRTHDKLAQILRRLDLPRRGVVHGFAGSLQQAQAFIKLGYAIGIGGTITYERASKTRQTVAQLPLSSLLLETDAPDMPLQGFQGQPNRPERARQVWEVLCSLREESPEEIADALWHNSQKLFQLDPAFPALRN, from the coding sequence ATGACGTTTATCGATACGCACTGTCATTTCGACTTTCCGCCTTTTGAAGGAAATGTTGCCGCCAGCCTGGCGCGCGCCGCGGAAGCGGGTGTAGAGAAGATTATCATCCCGGCGATCGATGCCAGCCGGTTTGAGCGCGTCTGCGCACTGGCTGCTGAACACCCGCCGCTTTACGCGGCGCTGGGCCTACACCCTATCGTCATTGAAAATCACCTTGAGGCGCATCTTGGACAGCTGGAAACCTTACTGCAACAGCGGCCACGTAAGCTGGTGGCGATCGGCGAGATCGGGCTGGATCTCTATCGCGACAATCCACAGTTTGATAAGCAGCAACGCTTTCTTGAAGCACAGCTGAAGCTGGCGAAACAGTATCAGCTGCCGGTGATCCTGCATTCGCGGCGCACCCATGACAAGCTGGCGCAGATTCTGCGTCGTCTCGATCTGCCGCGCCGTGGCGTGGTGCACGGTTTTGCGGGCAGCCTGCAGCAGGCGCAGGCCTTTATTAAGCTGGGTTATGCGATTGGCATTGGCGGGACCATTACCTATGAACGCGCCAGCAAAACCCGTCAGACCGTAGCACAGCTGCCGCTCTCTTCACTGCTGCTGGAAACCGATGCACCCGATATGCCACTGCAGGGCTTTCAGGGCCAGCCAAACCGCCCGGAACGGGCGCGTCAGGTGTGGGAGGTACTCTGCAGCCTGCGAGAAGAGTCACCCGAAGAGATTGCCGATGCGCTGTGGCACAACAGTCAGAAGCTGTTCCAGCTCGATCCCGCTTTCCCGGCGCTGCGTAACTGA
- the deoA gene encoding thymidine phosphorylase, which translates to MFLPQEIIRKKRDGQALTEEEIRFFINGVRDNTVSEGQIAALAMTIYFHDMTLPERVALTMAMRDSGTVLNWKSLNLNGPVVDKHSTGGVGDVTSLMLGPMVAACGGYVPMISGRGLGHTGGTLDKLEAIPGFDIFPSDDRFRDIIKQVGVAIIGQTSSLAPADKRFYATRDITATVDSIPLITASILAKKLAEGLDALVMDVKVGSGAFMPTYEASESLAQSIVGVANGAGCQTTALLTDMNQVLASSAGNALEVREAVRFLTGEQRNPRLLEVTLALCSEMLISGKLSASDADARQKLMTVLDNGKAAEVFGRMVAAQQGPADFVERYDAYLPAPMLSKPVYADQPGIVSSMDTRALGMAVVAMGGGRQRASDSIDYSVGFSEMITLGERADAQRPLAMIHASSEDKWQQAAAAVKAALVLGDSAPAETPVVYRRVSDLS; encoded by the coding sequence TTGTTTCTGCCACAAGAAATTATTCGCAAAAAACGTGACGGCCAGGCGCTGACTGAAGAGGAGATTCGCTTCTTCATCAATGGCGTGCGCGATAACACCGTCTCGGAAGGTCAGATCGCCGCGCTGGCGATGACCATTTATTTCCACGACATGACGCTGCCGGAGCGGGTCGCGCTGACGATGGCGATGCGTGATTCCGGTACGGTGCTTAACTGGAAATCACTCAACCTTAACGGGCCGGTGGTGGATAAGCACTCGACTGGCGGTGTTGGCGATGTGACGTCGCTGATGTTAGGGCCGATGGTCGCCGCCTGCGGCGGATATGTGCCGATGATCTCCGGTCGTGGTCTGGGTCATACCGGCGGTACGCTGGATAAACTGGAAGCGATTCCGGGCTTCGATATCTTCCCCAGTGATGACCGTTTCCGCGACATCATTAAGCAGGTCGGTGTGGCGATTATCGGCCAGACCAGCTCGCTGGCCCCGGCAGATAAACGCTTCTACGCGACGCGTGACATCACCGCCACCGTCGATTCTATTCCGCTGATCACCGCCTCGATTCTGGCCAAGAAACTGGCAGAAGGGCTGGATGCGCTGGTGATGGATGTCAAAGTGGGTTCCGGCGCATTTATGCCAACCTATGAAGCCTCAGAAAGTCTGGCGCAGTCGATTGTTGGCGTTGCCAACGGCGCAGGCTGCCAGACCACCGCGCTGCTGACGGACATGAACCAGGTACTTGCCTCGTCAGCCGGTAACGCGCTGGAAGTGCGCGAAGCGGTGCGCTTCCTGACCGGTGAACAGCGGAATCCGCGCCTGCTGGAAGTGACGCTGGCGCTCTGTAGCGAAATGCTGATCTCCGGTAAACTCTCCGCCAGCGACGCCGACGCGCGTCAGAAGCTGATGACGGTGCTGGATAACGGTAAGGCGGCTGAGGTGTTTGGCCGCATGGTCGCTGCCCAGCAGGGACCGGCTGATTTCGTCGAACGCTACGACGCTTATCTGCCCGCGCCAATGCTGAGCAAACCGGTCTATGCCGACCAGCCAGGCATCGTCAGCAGCATGGATACCCGTGCGCTGGGTATGGCGGTCGTCGCGATGGGCGGCGGACGTCAGCGCGCCAGCGACAGCATCGATTACAGCGTCGGCTTCAGCGAAATGATCACCCTGGGCGAACGTGCCGATGCGCAGCGTCCGCTGGCGATGATTCACGCCAGCAGCGAAGACAAATGGCAGCAGGCCGCCGCAGCGGTTAAAGCGGCGCTGGTGCTCGGGGATTCCGCCCCGGCTGAGACGCCGGTCGTCTATCGCCGTGTGAGCGATCTCAGCTAA